TCGATCTTCCGTGCTCCGCCCAATCGCCGCAGCTTGCGGGTTTCCAGCACCCGGAGGATTTTTGCCTGGGCCTGGGGGGAGAGGTCGGCGATTTCATCCAGAAAGAGGGTGCCTCCGTCAGCCAGTTCGAAGTAGCCTGCCTTGTCAATGGCAGCTCCGGTGAATGCACCCCTGACATGGCCAAACAGCTCGCTCTCGACCAGGGATTCCGGCAGGGCAGGGCAGTTGACGGCGATGAATGGCCGGTCATCCCCGCCGGTCATGAAGTGGATCTGCCGGGCGGCAACCTCCTTGCCGGTACCGGTTTCTCCGCTGATCAGGATGGTCTCGCACCGGGCCTTCACGGCCAGTTGTATCTGTCCGCGCACTTCGGCGATAGCCTGGCTGACCCCCACCAGGCAGCGGTTCCTGTGGCGGATATCTTCCGACATCTGTATCCCCCTGATGGTTTCCTTCAACCGGCGGTGACCCTGGCGCAGGTGGCGGATGCGCATCGCTTTTTCCAGAACCGCATCCAATTCGAGGAGCTTGACCGGTTTGGTGAGAAAATCCGCCGCTCCCAGTCTCAGGGCCTGAATGACGGCCTCCATATTCCCGTGGCCGGTAATAATGACCGCAGACAATTCAGGCCGAATATCTCCCATTGCCGACAGCACCGAGAGCCCGTCCATGCCCGGCATTCTGAGGTCAACAATGGCCAGATCATAATCATGG
The bacterium genome window above contains:
- a CDS encoding sigma-54 dependent transcriptional regulator produces the protein MADEPRLRILLVDDEQIVHQTVGPYLEDCGHRVTHAPAGDTALKLVEAHDYDLAIVDLRMPGMDGLSVLSAMGDIRPELSAVIITGHGNMEAVIQALRLGAADFLTKPVKLLELDAVLEKAMRIRHLRQGHRRLKETIRGIQMSEDIRHRNRCLVGVSQAIAEVRGQIQLAVKARCETILISGETGTGKEVAARQIHFMTGGDDRPFIAVNCPALPESLVESELFGHVRGAFTGAAIDKAGYFELADGGTLFLDEIADLSPQAQAKILRVLETRKLRRLGGARKIDVNIRVIAATNVPLEELVESYKFRKDLFYRLNVFTIKLPPLRERPSDIIPLAEHFLSTYLIGRGLRVEGFSPEARNVLAGYSFPGNARELRNMVERAAILCRSGLIEPKHLNLPKEHKPEAPSCPGCSGEERERKKILIALEDARWNRREAAKILGMPYSSLRYKLIKLGIA